In Lolium rigidum isolate FL_2022 chromosome 7, APGP_CSIRO_Lrig_0.1, whole genome shotgun sequence, the DNA window CAGAGGTCCTTTGGAACCGAAAGAAATTAAACACTGAAGCGAACTGACGGATCAGCTTAAAACAGTTCATTTTGTAGGAAGATCAAGTAGCCTTGGACTTCAGAAAAACATGGCCAGTTCACTAGTTATTGAAAATAGACCCATCTGCAATACACTTAACGAATACTAGAATGTGACAAGGAAATTGCACGTGTTCCATGTGGAAGTGCAACAACCATACAAAGAAAGAATCAACCTGAACCGAGTGTCATTGACTTTAAGCAGCAGCGACGAGCACATAGTTTCTACTCTTGTTTCAAATGACAAAGTTTTCCTCCTAATAAAAGAAGGTGAAATTGTAAAAATGACACAGAAAAGTAGAGAGAGATCTTTTTTCCACGTAAGTGCATTGGCATTCAGAAATCTTACTGTCAAGCAATGTACCACCTAAAcctaagaagtcgtttggaagccaggttttcatttcatttgtagcattttgaaatgaatacatgtattcatttcatttacattgtaatttcaaaaatggacacttgtttggttgccacaggaattgtaaatgacagtagaattcaatattgaatttgtttggttgccacaggaattgtgaatgacaggtttcagctcggaattgtgattacacatggcatcattttgctggattttccaaatgaaatgatggcccaattctgtggcaaccaaacagcccacctatgaaattttaaaatgaattccaggattccaggcttaaatgatggataccaaacgacctctaaaTGGCATCGTTCTCCTAAAAGAAGGGTGTGAATGACATAAATGGGGAAGAGGTATCTGCGGTTGAGTGCATCGACAGCAACAAATCCTTACCATGCTCTCAAAATATACCATTAACCCACCTCCAACAATTAAGTGTAGTTCAACAGCAAAGGCATTGGTACCTTAGAGGGCAGCCTAGGGAAATCATTGTTCCAGCATAGCTTCAAGGATACATGTAGCTGGTATATATGTGCAATTAATCTCTAACAGTAACGTCATTAGGCATTTCAAACAACAGGATTATATCATCACCATGTTGATGACAGCTGAGGTAAAAGAACCCGTACGCTATCGGATTGAATGTGACATTCTtgcaaaagacaaaattcagcatAATATTACATGTACGTCAATATATCCAGGTTGTCAAATTAACTCTTTCTTTGTTCTTgcagaacataaaatgtgtattacTATTCAGCTTTGCAATCTACTTTATGTATTATTGAAAAGGATGGGTGTGCTCATCGACGAAATCCTTCACAGACCACAGACCCATTTTCTTGACTCTTGCAACGACAAATTTGGCTCGACACCCAGCAAGAGTGAGATTATGTGGCCACCTCTTCCTATCTTCTCTCTTCATGTGCTTATCTTCTCGACTACAGACCAGTTTCCCCATAATTATATCTTGGTTAGCTTCATCCCACTTAACATAGCTTTTCTACAGACCAGACTCAGCACCCATGTCGTCCTGCATATCACATACAAATGAATAATTACAGGTTTTATCAAGTCaaatattttttttggaaaacaaCTTGTGTCAAATAAACTTTCAAATCCCCCCAAAATTTACTAACCACAAGCAGACACACATACTTGGACCATATCTTATTATTTATCATTAGAGATTCAACTACAGCAGtataaacataataaagtgtagACCAGTAATGAGGGAACattacaaaacatatataaatctggAAGTAACGAAGGACATCTTTTTCCTTTTTGAATGAGTAACTAAGGACATCGTAACATGATGTATACAAGATCAAGAGCCACCATAAGATTACAGATTTATGCTACACGAAATCAAGCTGGGCGGTGAGGTAGCAGCTCAAGCAAATTAGCTAGCACACTGACTTCGAAATAAATAACCAATCTGTAACAACCAAGCTAGAATCCACATGCTTAATGGTATTCGGGTGGAGTTCTTCAGTGTAGGCTTATTAACTAAAGAAATATACTGCAATGAGGAACAACACTAAAGTTAAAAGTGGAATAATTGCACTTCAGTAACAAAGCATCAGTCCAGTGCCTATGCTAGCGATAAATGATGGGTCTCTTGGTCTAATTCAGGTAAGGTAACAATTAAAGTTAGCTGAAGATATTAGTAGTAGCATGAATAGAGGTACAAATTATGCTATTAGTTGTTATTTGTATATTTTGGTGTACCACGGTCTGCAAGCATAAGCAAGGTGAAACTGTTGCCAGGGTCCAATAACGAGTATAAAGGAAAATTTGCTTTAGTATTGCCGTGTGTGACAGTCTGAACCGTAATGTGTTCAGCAGTGCATACAAGACAATTCCTAGATAAATAGCATGGGCCTTTGTGGGGAATCTTATGCCGAAATCACATCTTGATAAATAAACTACTCAGGAGCTGTGTGATTCGGTGGTCTTTATGATCTAGAAGTGAAGGAGTCCAGTGTATGCTCATATACAGACTCCAGCAGATGATACTGCAACTCTCCAAGGCTAATCAACTTATGGATATTTTTTTGTTGAAGAGAGTAATCAGAACGGTGAACATTTTTTGCGAAAATTAGAGTAACGGCATTAATCGTACCAGAAGCTAAGTAATCAGAATGGCGGCCGAGACGGGTGAGGTGTAGAAATGTGCGTCCGGCGATCAACGACGGCTGCACTCCGATCTTCCGACGCCGACGGCGCCGGCACCGTCCCCGCAGAGCCGCCCCGACAGCACCTGCACTTACGCCCACACCGACGAACCGCCGCCGTCACCGTCAACAGGGCTCAGCACGCGGGAGAGGAGAGCTGTAGACGGGAAGGAACTGCAGAGCGGATCAGCAAGCTCCGGCGAAGGCGCCACAGTGGCAGCGATCACATCGCAAGGCGGGGTCACAGGCTCACAGTCTCACAGGAGGCAGAGGATTGGGGAGCGGGGAATTCAGATCGGGAGGAGCTCGAGATGCGCTCTGCTGGGAGGCGGTTGCCTACCAATTTACTATAATAGCCCTAGTACATTAACTTAAAATGCAAAATTAACTAGCCTGATCGGACGGACAGAATTAATCAGAACggtagtacttttttttttttgaaatgaatcAGAACGGTAGTACTTGGTAGCACTCGGTAGTACTACCCAATCACCGTAACACATCTCGTTTAAAAAAGCTTATTATGGAGCAGTACAGCTCACAAGCTTATTCAACGTACTAATTGAACATACACCAATAACAAAGCATACAATACATAAATCACAGCTCAGTTCAGTTCACATACCGGCATGCGCAGGAATGCATATGCCCAACTTTGATTCGCACACACAAAACACCAATACGGTTACATTTTTCTTTGAACTCTTTGGTTCGTGGACTCATGTAGTCCCGTAGTACTATTGAAGAAATGAAAATGGCTACTCAGACTTCCAGGATGTCAATGGTAGGGTCTCAGAATCCTCCCAAGTACTCATCATTGGAGGGCACCGGTCACCTTGGACATCACCTGCAGACACGTAGGACTCCAGTTCGGCCATCTCCCCTGTCGTGAGATTCACAGATAGCGCTCCCACATTCTGGTTGAAATTCTCGATTTTTGTTGTGCCAGGTATGGGGCAAACATCGCTCCCCTGATGATGAAGCCAGGCCAATGCAAGTTGTGATGGTGTGCACCCTTTTCTTATTGCCATTGCATTAACACGCTCAAATATCAGGGCATTTTTCTCAAGATTCTCTGGTTGGAATCTAGGCATATGCTGCATAGTAGAACGCTCTTAGTGAAAGATCCAACTGATCATAGAAATTCCAGTTTTGTTTTCTATGAAGAAACTGATGTGGCGTTTATGTATAGATTTAAAAGGTTTCTGTACAGTAGAAAGATGAACATTTCCTCAAAATATAAAGCCTAATAAGCTAGATGATGGCAGGTCCAGAAACCAATGAACAATAAAGAATTTCGTAGCTACCAGAATAATAGCAATGATATGAAAAATCACCTTACGGAAGTCCTGATCTGATAGCGACTCGATCAATTTAGATCCTTCAGAGAAGAACCCTCTGCCAAGTGGGCTGTATGCTACAATCCCAATTCCAAGTTCTCTGAAATTGTCAAGAAAAAATGCACTTTAGTAGATAAAGTCTCtagatttttcaacaaacaacatGGTGTGGTTTTTGCACAATACCTACAAGTTGGAATTATGTTTTCTTCCACGTCTCTAGACCATAGTGACCACTCCATCTGAACTGCGGTGATAGGATGAACGGCATGAGCCCTTCTGATTGTTGATGCAGAAGCTTCCGATAATCATGTATTTTATCTTTCCTTCTTCCACTAGCTTCTTGAGCTCTCCAATCTAATAAAATGGAAAGTAAATATAGTTTACGATATGAAAACGAAGGCATGGCCATGGGCGGATCCAgcctatggggggggggggggggggcggccccCACTCAAGTTTAAGATACCTTGTAATATGCTAAACTAAATACTGATTTGCCCCCACTTAGAAATAATATTTGCACCACCTATCATATTTTTGCCCCCTCCCCCTTCAAAATTCATCCTGGGTCGGCCCATGGGCCTGGCTTACACCCATACCAGCTTAGAAGGACAAGGGCGAGAATACAAGGCCGAGTCTGCCAGCtgggagttttttttttgcgattaAAGGAAGCTTCATTGATTAAGTAATGGGATTGCAATCCTTAAAAAGGGTGGCTTATAATTAATCCACAAACACCTTCTCCTATTTCTACTAGCACTCTTGGCGCAGAGATGAGCTGCCTCATTTGCTAGTCTGCCAATGAATTTAAAATTATTGCTAGAAATAGACCCACTAAGTTCCTTTATCTCCTGGCAAATAGAAGTAATTTCTGATCTAGTTCTCCCAGGATCTTCCAACTGGTTCAACACCACTTTGGCATCGGTTTCAATCTCTACCGATACAAGATTTCGATCAATTGCGAGCTGCACCTCATCACGTAAAACATAGTCATACAAGACACCAACCCCCAATCCCCATCCCTCTCTCTGAGTCATTGCAACCGCCACTTTTATGTGTACATAACCATTAGCAGAACAAACACAAAACCACTCCAAAAAAACACAAAGAAACTGAGAAATCAGTTATAAACATGAGACTCACCGTGACCTCGATAGGCACCCTGGTATCTACGCGGTGCTGGTAGTAGAGATCAATGCAATCGATGCCAAGCCGGGCGAGGCTGCCCTCGCATGCCGCCCGCACGTACGTCGGGTCCCCGCGGACCTCCCACTTGAAGCCGGATAACGCGATGCCGAACTTGGTGGCCAgctccaccttctccctcacgCCGCCTTGCAACGCCTGTCACGTACGAGCATTACATCGAACACCATCAGCGCACAGCCATTGAATCGAACACACAATCAAGACGGGACTAGTTTGAAGTTTGAAGTCCAGAAGCGACCTTGCCCAGGAGGATCTCGTTGGTGTGAGGCCCGTAGACATCCGAGGTGTCGAGCAAGGTGACGCCGGCGGCGACAGCGTGGTGAAGGAGCGCGATCATGTCCTGGTCGGGCTTGCGCTCGCCGTAGCCCATGCAGCCGAGGCCCTGGGCCGAGACCTCCATCCCATGGGAACCCAATTTCACGCGTGGCACAGACGTGAAAGGAGCGGCCGCCATGACTTGCAACTTGCAAGGTGGTGTGCTCTGGCCGGATCGGCTGACGTCTCGTGGTCACCGTAGTTCGGTCTTTGGTGTGGCCGATCGTGGAGCAGGCAGTAAGTTTATGCAGTGTCAGCGTCACTGCATTTGGGTGGTACCGTCATGTCAGTATTGCTGACTCCTCGAAATAGCAACCACAACATACAACAATCCGAAACCGGAAAACTGCTGGAGCAACAGCAAAAACATGCCcagcaaaaaagagaaaaaatacaAAGGAGGCCAGCGACAGACTGACAAAACAATGGCACCCCTCAACCGCAACACCCTCCGTTTGTCCCACCATGCTACAAGCACATCGGATCATCGAGTACCAaggcaacaccttcaagaagggatgcgacgtAGACACGACACTGCTGCCCGGACCAACGAattggacctagggtttcccccggtactcgGAGGGGAATGGGAATAGGGAATCCACgacgcccttcaagaaggaatggCGACACCCGCAAGCACGACCGCGTCGGTTCCAGACGAACCAGACAAGGATTTCTCCAGAACCCTACACCCGCAAACCCCCCGAAGATCCATGGCTTAGAAGCCTTGAGAGGTCCTTGAGCAGAGGTAGCAGGACACGGAAGCCGCACATCGATGGACAAGATAGAAGCACAGCGGCCAACAGGCCCGTAAAGCACCGCCAGATCCAGGCCCGCCTGACCCAGATCCGGAACACAAGCTCGTGGCAGCCACCAcccctgcctcgtcgtcgaacGGCCGCCCCGCACCATCGCACCCACACACAGGGACCTCACCACCACCCAACGCGCCGCCCACCAGCTTGTGTCACCATCTCGAAGCCACCATCGCTGTCAGTCCTTGGCCAGCGCCGCATGGAGATCACCGGTGCGTCGCCTTAGGCAGATCTAGGGCCCGCCAGGCCTAGATCCAGCCCGATGCGAGCCCCAGCATCGATGAAGCCGCCGGCCTCCAAGCTGCCGAGCCCGCCGCCAAGACCTCCCCTACCTCCCTCCGCAGAGAGAAGgcccagccaccaccaccacggcgCCGCCTCCACCAACCACTGCAGAGATGGCCGACCGCAGCCCGCGCCTCCCAAAGCCCTCGCCGCCTTCCCCAGCCGACGCCGCCGACACCGCCACCTCGTCGCCCGTCGCACCGCAGCTACAGGACCGGCCCGAGCGCCGTCATGCCGTGCCGTCTGACGGGAACGCCGCGCCCTGGCTCAGACGAGCTTCCCCGCGTCCACCAATCCGAGCCAGAGGACGAGAGAGCCCCGCCGCCTTTGGCGCTGACCAGGCTTTGCCTGGCCGCGCCCTCTGGCAGCAGCGAGGAAGGGGGTCAACATTGCTGACTAAAGATTCAAATACTTATGTGTGTCCTCCACTCCAGGTTCAGTTATCGGACAAGTTACTCGCATTCACCTTGGCTAAAGTTGAAAGTAAGCCTACTGATTCACCTTTCTGGAAAGGACTAATGAAAGTTAAAGTGGGATTTTTGTAGTAAAGGAAAATTTGAGGTAGGCTCCGAAGAAGGAGTGCGTTTTTGGAAGATAGAGGGTTAGTTGATCAGACCCTTGCATCTCAGTATCCTCAACTATATAACATAGTTAATCGTAAGCATGATACGGTGACAAATGTTATGAGTTCAACTCCGTTAAATATTGATTTTCGGAGAAGACTGATTGGTGATAAATGGGATCAATGGGTACACCTTAAAAATTAATGGAGATAAATTCCAATGAGGATCAAGATAAATTTGTTTGGGGCCTAACATCTTCAGGGAGATTcactgttaaatctatgtatgctgacatgttaaatgggcatacaagatatcttcgtaaatatctttggaaaataaaaatcccactaaaaattaaaatatttatgCGGTTTCTTAGTAAGAAAGTTCACTTGACCAGTGATAATCTAGCAAAGAGGAATTGAAATGGAAATGAAATGCTCTTTCTGTGACGCTGAGGAATCAGTTGAAAATTTGTTTATTTTCTATCCTTTTGCTTGGCTTATTTGGCGGGTGGTTTTTGCTGCATATAATATTTCACCTCCATCCAATGTCATAAATATGATTGGGAATTAGCTTAATTGAACTAACACAACTGATAAAGCTAAGATTCGCATTGGTGTTTCGGCTTTACGTTGGTCAATTTGGAATTGcagaaatgatattgtttttaacagaAAGGACTCTAttaatttcttgcaggttattcatactATGATTCACTAGATCCAGCTTTAGCGTTTCTTACTCCTGGTGGACCAGCGGAattgcatggtttctggatgcaaccacCTTCGAATGACTGACCAGaatattttctaccaggctacttggcAGCCTATTAAAAGATTACACGATGCCTAGATTGCTTAGCAGTTCTCTTTTTTTTatgtggttgatttttgtatcgatcCTTGTTGATCCTTGAATTGTAAACTCTGAATATTCGTATtcttaataaaaggctgtgtgcatcaaccgatgcagaggccggggctcaccccatttcgaaaaaaaagacgGTATATGACTTTAGGTACATTATGTTGGAATATTAAGCAATTTTCGTTTGAGTTTAATTAACAAAATCAACATCACAGGTGTACTATTAATCTTAATCACATATAAAAAACTAAACATATCTAGCAGATCTGCATATGGACCGAATACTAGAGCGAACAGAGAAATGAGAAGACATGTGTGTCTATCGCGAAGGTCACCGCCGCAACACCTTTGTTGTTGTTAATCATGGTTTATCGAAGGTCACCAAATCCGTAGAAGAAGTAGACGACTAGATGTACATTCGAATATCAGACGGAAGCGAGCAGTCCCGCCGAGACTTTCTTCCTAGAAATCTTATCGGCTTCTCTCCGTGCAGAATCTTAAGGAACGGGTTCCGGAGGCTTGCTCTTCCAACAACTGCAATTAGCACATACACACAGATTGGCACCAAGCAAAAGGTTTAAAAATAAATTGCCCCCTCCCTAGATTCTTTCCATAAGCCATCTGACTTGTTACTTGGGGCTTCTAAACAATTTAGAAGGCACGAGTAATCATAAGCCAAGAGGATGGCTTACGAAAGAACTAGCAAAACCGGCACAGGGATATTGCACTTATGCCTTCGGACGCGACGGTGCCGGCGAGCTTCACTCTTGTTCGAGGGGATCTCGGTATAAGAGCATCTTCATTGGCAGCTCCTAAATAGGCGTCAGTAGGGCGTCGGCACCTCCGTTTGAGGGACgctggcactgcatcctctatttggggagctGTTCTGACACCGGCGCTTCCAAAATGACGGCCCCGATAGatattttgaattaaaatcataaataaatacatagaaaattgaataagaaatattttattccacaaactaatacataattgagaatgtggtttacatgaagatatagtttaGAACATgatttttcacaaactaatacatagtttgaaccatggttgacacaaatataaaatattgcaaaaaaactaaacctaactaggccggtcatcgcaggtttcgtgtgttcgctgccaacaaagaacactcgagggcacacccagtcacccaaactggaaaatccacctAGTGAGGGTGcctctgttggttctttcgaggaagaacatccaaaaacatgtgtgccgatattcgctgcgaagaaaaaacactcagtcgtcgtcctcctcggtgaTGTCACCGTGGTAGTGGTGGCGGCTACACgtctcatcgaacaccttgactCTCATGTCCctatcgccaaagtaggagaacacgagcacgaagccgaggcagtggtggcgcgcgaacttctcccagccgatgtggaggtacatcttgctgcgcgcgtcgtagatcacgtccacgatccaccggtagtagccacacgcagcctcccgcagatgcagcgtgcccggGCGCTCGTAGCCGgcaacgaagtcggcgaaggtgtccgaCAGCCTCTGCATACCGAGTGTGTGGCCCTTGAGGATGAGGACGaacgggcccctcctcgtccatgTCTAACGATGAAGACGATGACCTCGCAGGCGACGGCGTGCGTGCACCTCTGCGGcgaccacggccacgaccacgaccgcgacctcggcctcgaccagacatggtgtcgtcttttcagatggtggcggctagggttggggagagagacgctagggtttgtgtgtgagagggacgatgagaggcggcccttttataggccggaggggggCGGGGGAGCGGGGGCGCTCATTAACGGAGGCACGAAGAGCAAGGCACGCGCGACGGGACAGTTCGTTGCGcatctgcggaaactgcaccgctGCTGCGCCCAAATAACTCccgccgcgaggtaggcgacggttaggttaaaattgaatgggccgctgacgcgtcggccccgatactctccgctggcgtcgacttttgggatgtgtggctgacaggcggctcccacgcccaaaatttccaGCCTCGCgatgcgccggcgcgcccgattcgcgcccttggcgaaggggccggcacggggttgccagtgattctattttgctcaaaaattggccggcaccgtttggggcgcgccggtgcgagcccattttcgctcccggcctctaaaaagctatcggggccgctatcgggggcgccggtggagatgctctaatgatgTTGCAGGCGTGCCTCCTCACGCCACGCCGTCATTTGATTTCAGGATTTGATGAACTGTATGGGCCACACATTAATGAACTGCAAACATTTTGTATAATCATTTTATTCATATACTTTCATAGAAAATATACCAAGGGATGGTTATTCTTTTTGTCAAAATATATTCAACGACCTCCTTATTTCGCATGATTCCAAAAATGTTAGATACTTGAACGCTAAGATTTTGTTTGCAACAAAGTTTGTTTCATTGAAGACGGAAAAAACAACTGATTATTTTCAAAATCTTTGAGTAGATGGAAGTTTTCTAATTTCCACTTAAAGTTTCCTGTGGAAAATACCTAATGGATTTAATTTCACAAATCAAACAAGTGAAACAACCCACGTAAGAAAAAATTCTAAggattacaaaaaaaaaagttactcTGAAGATGCTTTGAATGAAAGGAGTTTATCGAGCAGTACAGCTCACAAGCTTATTCAATATACTAACTGTACATACACCAAGAACTACAATACACAAATCACTGCTAAGTTTACATAGATGCCCAACTCTTATTGGCACCCACAAAACACAAATATGATTACGCTCTCCTTTTAACTGTTTGAATCGTGCACTCCTGTAGTCCCATTGAAGAGAATGACGATCTCTACTCGTCCTTCCAGGATGACAATGGAGGGGTCTCAGAATCTTTCCAGGTACCCGTCACTCCAGGGTACCGGTCACCCTGGACATCACCTGCAGTAGCGTAGGACTCCAGTTCAGCCATCTCCTCTGGTGTGAGCTTCACAGATAGAGCTCCCACGTTCTGGTGGAAATTCTCGACTTTTGTTGTGCCGGGTATTGGGCAAACATCGTTGCCCTGATGATGAACCCAGGCCAGTGCAAGTTGTGATGGTGTGCACCCTTTTCTTGTTGCCATTGCGTTAACACGCTCAAATATCAAGGCATTCTTCTCAAGATTCTCAGGTTGAAATCTAGGCATATGCTGCAATAGTACAACATTCTCAGTGAAAGAGCAAACTGATTATTGAAGTTCCAATTCTCTTTTCTATGAAGAGCTAACGAGGCATTGTGTATAGATTGAAACAGGTTGATGTACGGTGGAAAGATGAACACTTCGACAACATATAAGCCTAATAAGTTAGATGATGGCAGGTTTAGAAACCAAATGACAATACAGAATTAAGTAGCTACCACAATAACAGCAATAAAATGAAAACTCACCTTGCGGAAGTCCTGGTCTGATAGTGAGTCAACCAATTTTGATCCTTTAGAGAAGAACCCTCTGCCAAGTGGGCTGTAAGCTACAATTCCAATTCCAAGTTCTCTGAAATTGTTGACAAAAAATTGACATTTTGGTAAAAAAAAACGTCCAGACTTTTGAACAAATAAAATGGTGTGATTTTTGTACAATACCTGCAAGTTGGAATTATGTCTTCTTCCACGTCTCTAGACCACAGTGACCATTCCAGCTGAACTGCAGTTATAGGATGAACGGCATGAGCCCTTCTGATTGTTGATGCAGACGCTTCGGATAATCCGATGTACTTTATCTTTCCTTCTTCGACTAGCTTCTTGAGCTCTCCAATCTTAATAAGGTGGAATGTAATTTAGTTTGCAATATAGAAACAAAGGCATGGATTACATTATAACAACATACAAGGACAAGGGTGAGAATCATAGTAGCCAGGTTCGGGGTCAATGCCACGTTCCACAACCCGGGGTCGATTGACCTGATCGAGGGCCGGGAATGAGATGGTGTCGACGCTCGGACGTGACCCAGAACGACAAGTGTGATCATGGGAGATCAATACATGGGCGAGAGAGAGAGACGCCGCCACAGCATGGGAGACGAGGCAGGACGGACATCTTTATTTTTAACATGCTAGAATATGTTAAAAGCTACACGTTCGAAGCTTATTGATCCGGGTCATCGACCCAGATTATTCCTCtggttaaaatagccggctatagccgatAGCCGCGATTTTTTTTGAAGctatgaaaggctatagccgggctatagcgggCTATAACCATATAGCGGATTTGCTAAATAATAAAAAATATTGGGCATCATATAGTCATATATATATCAATAATTCACAAATTAATAACATAATAACATCTTCACATAGGAGATACACATAATAGTTCACACATAGTTAAATACATAGTTTTGTCCAAATATTACAACATCATTACGTAGTTTAGGATATAGTTATGCCCATAATTACATAACTAGAGCTTGGTGGCTATTTCGCTAAGCAAATAGGCCGGCCGACTGAAAATTTTGGTCCAAAATTTTGGGCCCATTGAGCGGGAAGTTAGCGGCTATGAGGCGAAAGAAGTCCAAATAGCCCCCCTATGTATCAGGTTCCAGACGCTAACCACCCCTAAGTTTATACTGGGTCATTTAACCCCCCTATGTATACAAAACCAGGCAAATTGCCCCCTTAGGCTGTTTTGATAGTGGTTTAGTCCATCGTGGACATTGGTTTTAGCCACATAGGCCACGCCGCGCGCAGATAAAGAACCcgcccgcccgccgtcgccgacgccgttgccgccgccgccggcaaaaCCATGGTCGCCTTCCTCCTTATCCTCCTGCTCGCTGTCGCGGCCAATGCCGGCCTGCTGGCGACGCCGTCGCATGGTCTGAACCAAGACGCCCTCTACCTGCTCGATGCCAAGCGCGTGTTCACAGACTGGAATCCATGTGACGCCACTGGCCCTGCCGCTGGACGAGCATCTCCTGCAACGCCATCCCGGATGAGCTGTTTGAGGCGCCGAAGCTGGAGACCCTGCACCTGAACTCCAAGTCTCCAACGTGCTCATGGTCCCGCACCAGAGTCCGTGGCGAAGGCGGTGT includes these proteins:
- the LOC124673846 gene encoding probable aldo-keto reductase 2, which translates into the protein MAAAPSTMVPRLKLGSQGMEVSAQGLGCMSMSASLYGPPKPEPDMVALIHHAVAAGVTLLDSSDVYGPHANEILLGKALQGGVREKVDLATKFGVSFLNGKREIRGDQVYVRAACEGSLKRLGVDCIDLYYQHRIDTRVPIEVTIGELKKLVEEGKIKYIGLSEASASTIRRAHAVHPITAVQLEWSLWSRDVEEDIIPTCRELGIGIVAYSPLGRGFFSKGSKLVDSLSDQDFRKHMPRFQPENLEKNALIFERVNAMATRKGCTPSQLALAWVHHQGNDVCPIPGTTKVENFHQNVGALSVKLTPEEMAELESYATAGDVQGDRYPGVTGTWKDSETPPLSSWKDE